In Sphingomonas panacisoli, one genomic interval encodes:
- a CDS encoding site-specific integrase — MTRIKGLWEDPRSGIFYLRRKVPEALRPLFNCGELYKVTLRTSDRREAEKRLAIENGEFEKKIAAFRETLKKQGGGALSPEEAQALVERHLTRRSGTGFASGGLDVGFILRELDDAVEDLAGERLPTAQSMTPEDWIAYRKRVAGSDTDDELSDETIARLEAEIAISHRAPGDCWFDYQRRTPRRRWRPLLAEQVAALKRQIGLAEGNVPGIDEPLADAIAAALASPEIREQTPREASLRRRPNKSRARPDMNLRDLAAEWKDKRKPTLKMQAAADKAVADFTSYLGDIGIGEITADDCFEYRDAVAQMPKSMPRTHRKLAFVDQHALYSRRDDLDRVMPASIKKYLGAIQALLGFAFQERYIPANVAAGIKVEGYSKKGDRRPFTKDELAKLFKDPLFAQPWSIPQSKSAVSDITLRWLFLLGLMTGGRIEELGQVLLTDVKTEQRVPYIDVTDYVDPDVETEQNRVKTEGSRRVLPLHPKLIELGFMDYVERQRASGAVRLFRDLKADKLGVKTKEASRRAARVIDHAVSKDPRIVFYSFRHTFKDLCRDADIPKDVHDQLTGHAPADVGGGYGFGRAVANLHRHIKRLKLGFIDWNAIESAART; from the coding sequence ATGACGAGGATCAAGGGACTGTGGGAAGACCCGCGTAGCGGCATCTTCTACCTCCGCCGCAAGGTGCCGGAAGCGCTGCGTCCGCTGTTCAACTGTGGCGAGCTCTACAAGGTGACGCTCAGGACGTCTGACCGCCGCGAGGCCGAAAAGCGGCTGGCGATCGAGAACGGCGAGTTCGAGAAAAAGATCGCCGCGTTTCGCGAGACGCTCAAGAAACAGGGCGGCGGCGCGCTTTCGCCCGAGGAAGCACAGGCTCTCGTGGAGCGCCACCTCACCCGCCGGTCCGGCACCGGCTTCGCTTCGGGCGGTCTCGATGTGGGATTCATTCTACGCGAGCTCGATGACGCGGTCGAGGATCTAGCCGGTGAACGGCTGCCGACGGCACAGTCGATGACCCCTGAGGATTGGATCGCGTACCGCAAGCGGGTCGCCGGCAGCGACACCGACGACGAACTATCCGACGAAACGATCGCAAGGTTAGAGGCGGAAATCGCGATCAGCCACCGCGCGCCCGGCGATTGTTGGTTCGACTATCAGCGCCGCACGCCGCGTCGGCGGTGGCGTCCACTGCTCGCCGAGCAAGTTGCAGCGCTCAAGCGACAGATCGGCCTTGCAGAAGGCAACGTGCCGGGTATCGACGAGCCGCTTGCCGACGCGATCGCCGCGGCGTTGGCGTCACCAGAAATCCGTGAGCAGACCCCACGGGAAGCATCGCTGCGACGTCGGCCGAATAAGTCGCGCGCCCGGCCCGACATGAATCTTCGCGACTTGGCCGCGGAATGGAAGGACAAGCGCAAGCCGACGCTGAAGATGCAGGCGGCCGCCGACAAGGCAGTCGCGGACTTCACGAGCTATCTCGGCGATATCGGGATTGGCGAGATCACGGCGGACGATTGCTTCGAGTATCGCGATGCGGTCGCGCAAATGCCCAAAAGCATGCCACGGACGCATCGCAAATTGGCGTTCGTTGATCAGCACGCGCTCTACTCGCGGCGCGATGATCTCGACCGGGTGATGCCGGCGTCGATCAAGAAATATCTCGGCGCGATCCAGGCGCTGCTCGGATTCGCGTTCCAGGAACGCTACATTCCGGCCAACGTGGCCGCGGGGATCAAGGTCGAGGGCTATTCGAAGAAAGGCGATCGGCGTCCGTTTACCAAGGACGAGTTAGCCAAGCTGTTCAAAGACCCGCTGTTCGCGCAGCCGTGGTCGATTCCCCAAAGCAAATCAGCAGTCTCCGACATCACGCTTCGTTGGCTATTCCTGCTCGGTCTAATGACCGGCGGTCGCATCGAAGAGCTGGGACAAGTGCTGTTGACGGACGTGAAGACCGAACAGCGCGTCCCCTATATCGACGTCACCGACTACGTTGATCCCGACGTCGAGACCGAGCAGAACCGCGTGAAGACCGAAGGGTCTCGCCGCGTCCTGCCGCTTCATCCCAAGCTCATCGAACTTGGGTTCATGGATTATGTGGAGCGGCAGCGTGCCAGTGGTGCCGTACGGCTTTTTCGTGACCTCAAGGCCGACAAGCTGGGGGTCAAGACCAAGGAAGCAAGCCGCCGCGCTGCCCGCGTGATCGATCATGCGGTGAGCAAGGATCCGCGGATCGTGTTCTACAGCTTTCGCCATACGTTCAAGGATTTGTGCCGCGACGCGGATATCCCAAAGGATGTGCATGATCAGTTGACCGGCCATGCGCCGGCCGACGTCGGTGGCGGGTACGGTTTTGGCCGGGCTGTCGCCAACCTCCACCGTCACATCAAGCGGCTCAAACTGGGGTTCATAGATTGGAATGCCATTGAGAGCGCTGCGCGCACTTGA
- a CDS encoding polysaccharide biosynthesis protein produces the protein MRLVVHPLLGLPRPWKRTIAIGVDAALCAITVWLAYYLRLGVWMPMNGRPMLAIALSILLAIPVFAAFGLYRVVFRYAGADAVASSATACAVYGLGYFALITAYGFDWVPRTVGLIQPGLMFIAVAASRGIASVLLTKPILGGTRTAAKARVLIYGAGVSGRHLAQVMAASDKMKIVGFIDDDASLHQRRVRRFRVYSPRDVESQVKSLGVTDVLLAIPSASRARRAAIIEELTAIGVRVRKVPDMLQLAHGTVHVNDFREVTINDLLQRSPVEQEVGTLFDDITDNVILVTGAGGSIGCELCRQIIAMKPAKLLLVETSEYSLYSINEELAPVGGDRLVPLLASVVDATRMDTIIRTWKPRMIFHAAAFKHVPLVEHNPLEGLRNNVIGTAVIAELAVQHDVRDFVLISTDKAVRPTNVMGASKRLAELVLQGLSTATPPHSTCFSMVRFGNVLGSSGSVVPLFSRQIQQGGPLTITHPGITRYFMTIPEAVQLVLQASSMAHGGEVFVLDMGDPILIRDLARNMIHLSGLTVRDETRPDGDIEISVIGLRPGEKLYEELLIGDNPMPTAHPRIMKATEDCLPWSVLRRELDRLRDMIEAGEVLEARSLVRTLVPEFSPISNVVDWTMLECTDNLEMSSMGIS, from the coding sequence ATGCGGTTGGTTGTACATCCTTTGCTCGGCTTACCGAGGCCGTGGAAAAGAACGATCGCAATTGGTGTCGACGCTGCCTTGTGCGCGATCACGGTCTGGCTAGCCTATTATCTGCGCCTTGGCGTGTGGATGCCGATGAACGGACGCCCGATGCTGGCAATCGCTTTGTCGATCTTGCTGGCAATTCCGGTCTTCGCTGCGTTTGGGCTGTACCGCGTCGTGTTTCGCTATGCGGGTGCCGATGCGGTGGCTTCCAGCGCGACCGCCTGTGCAGTTTACGGGCTGGGCTATTTTGCGCTCATCACCGCTTACGGGTTCGATTGGGTTCCGCGCACGGTGGGACTGATACAACCAGGCCTGATGTTCATCGCGGTCGCGGCATCGCGCGGAATCGCAAGCGTCTTGTTGACCAAGCCGATCCTGGGCGGGACACGAACCGCCGCCAAAGCCCGCGTATTGATCTATGGTGCGGGAGTTTCAGGCCGCCACCTTGCTCAAGTCATGGCGGCGAGCGACAAGATGAAGATCGTCGGCTTTATCGACGACGATGCCTCGCTACACCAACGAAGGGTGCGGCGATTTCGCGTCTATTCGCCACGCGACGTTGAAAGTCAGGTCAAAAGCCTGGGGGTCACCGACGTCTTGCTCGCCATTCCATCGGCCAGTCGCGCGCGCCGCGCCGCGATCATCGAGGAACTTACGGCCATTGGAGTGCGCGTTCGCAAGGTACCGGACATGCTTCAGCTTGCGCACGGCACCGTCCATGTAAACGACTTCCGCGAAGTGACCATCAATGACTTGCTGCAACGCAGCCCGGTTGAACAGGAGGTCGGTACCTTGTTCGATGACATTACCGACAATGTCATCTTGGTGACCGGCGCTGGCGGATCCATTGGATGTGAGCTGTGCAGACAGATTATCGCGATGAAGCCGGCCAAGCTTCTGCTCGTCGAAACCAGCGAATATTCGCTCTATTCGATCAATGAGGAACTTGCCCCGGTCGGCGGTGACCGGTTGGTGCCGTTGTTGGCTTCCGTTGTGGATGCGACGCGGATGGACACGATCATTCGCACGTGGAAACCGCGGATGATATTCCATGCCGCCGCTTTCAAGCATGTGCCGCTAGTTGAGCACAATCCGCTCGAGGGGCTGCGTAACAATGTAATCGGTACAGCGGTGATCGCCGAGCTAGCCGTTCAGCACGACGTGCGAGATTTCGTACTGATCAGCACCGACAAGGCCGTTCGGCCGACCAACGTTATGGGTGCGTCAAAGCGGCTCGCCGAGCTTGTTCTACAGGGATTGAGCACCGCCACCCCTCCGCACAGCACGTGCTTTTCGATGGTGCGCTTCGGGAACGTGCTGGGATCCAGTGGGTCGGTGGTCCCGCTGTTTAGCCGCCAGATCCAACAAGGCGGGCCGCTGACCATAACGCATCCGGGGATCACCCGTTATTTCATGACCATACCCGAAGCAGTACAACTCGTGTTGCAGGCCAGCAGTATGGCTCATGGTGGCGAAGTATTCGTTCTCGATATGGGGGACCCTATTTTGATTCGCGACCTCGCGCGAAACATGATCCACCTTTCCGGACTTACCGTGCGCGATGAAACCCGGCCTGACGGCGACATCGAGATAAGTGTAATCGGACTTCGGCCCGGTGAAAAGCTGTACGAAGAACTGCTCATCGGCGATAATCCAATGCCGACCGCGCATCCCCGTATCATGAAAGCGACGGAAGACTGCCTTCCTTGGTCGGTGTTACGCCGGGAGCTGGATCGTCTGCGCGACATGATCGAAGCGGGCGAAGTCCTCGAGGCTCGGTCGTTGGTGCGGACCTTGGTTCCCGAGTTCTCGCCGATCAGCAATGTGGTTGATTGGACGATGCTCGAATGCACCGACAACCTCGAAATGTCGTCGATGGGAATTTCCTGA
- the rfbC gene encoding dTDP-4-dehydrorhamnose 3,5-epimerase yields MPNVSLLHPRRFSDSRGWFAEVYSEPAFEKLGIVCHFVQDNHALSISPFTLRGLHFQTPPHAQAKLVRCVRGRIFDVAVDVRRNSPSFGQWVGAELSADNGDQLFVPAGFAHGYLTLESNCEVAYKCSAVYAPEHDGGIRWDDPTIGVVWPLPKGIRPQLSAKDEAQPLIADFVSSFDYDGHPLTSLS; encoded by the coding sequence ATGCCCAATGTCAGTCTCCTGCACCCCCGCCGCTTTAGCGATTCTCGCGGCTGGTTCGCCGAAGTATATTCCGAGCCGGCCTTCGAAAAACTCGGCATTGTCTGCCACTTCGTGCAAGACAATCATGCTCTTTCGATATCGCCTTTCACGCTACGTGGGCTGCATTTCCAGACACCGCCCCACGCCCAAGCCAAGCTCGTTCGTTGCGTCCGCGGACGTATCTTCGACGTTGCGGTCGACGTTCGACGCAACTCGCCTTCCTTCGGGCAGTGGGTTGGAGCGGAATTGTCGGCCGACAACGGTGACCAGCTATTCGTTCCCGCGGGTTTTGCGCACGGCTATTTGACGTTGGAATCCAATTGCGAGGTCGCCTACAAGTGCTCTGCGGTGTATGCGCCGGAGCATGATGGCGGCATTCGATGGGACGATCCGACCATCGGTGTCGTTTGGCCCTTACCCAAGGGTATTCGACCGCAGCTCTCGGCCAAGGACGAAGCGCAGCCGTTGATCGCAGATTTCGTCAGTTCGTTCGACTATGATGGACATCCCCTAACGTCACTAAGCTGA
- the rfbB gene encoding dTDP-glucose 4,6-dehydratase, translated as MRILVTGGAGFIGSALIRHLVEHTDHSVLNFDKLTYAGSLSTVAGVSSSERYAFVRGDICDAAAVRSAIADFRPEVITHLAAESHVDRSIDGPGAFVQTNIVGTYTMLSEARAYWSALDDPTKEAFRFHHISTDEVFGSLGDDDLFTEDTPYDPRSPYSASKAGSDHLVSAWGHTFGLPVLITNCSNNYGPYHFPEKLIPLMIVKALGGEALPVYGQGANIRDWLFVEDHVRALRAVFERGVPGRTYNIGGNSERRNIEVVETLCAILDVERPRADGKSYASQITYVTDRPGHDARYAIDASRIRDELDWAPAESFDSGIRKTVRWYLDNENWWREIIDQQAAAKRRGLAA; from the coding sequence ATGCGTATCCTCGTAACCGGTGGAGCGGGGTTCATCGGCTCTGCCCTAATTCGTCATCTGGTTGAACACACCGACCATAGCGTATTGAACTTCGACAAGCTGACTTATGCCGGCTCGCTTTCCACGGTAGCTGGAGTATCGTCGAGCGAGCGGTACGCGTTCGTCCGCGGCGACATTTGCGATGCAGCGGCTGTGCGATCCGCGATCGCCGATTTTCGTCCCGAAGTGATCACGCACTTGGCGGCAGAGAGTCATGTCGATCGCTCGATCGACGGCCCTGGCGCATTCGTGCAGACGAACATCGTAGGTACTTATACGATGCTTAGTGAGGCACGTGCTTATTGGTCGGCGCTGGATGATCCCACGAAGGAAGCATTCCGCTTTCATCATATTTCGACAGACGAAGTGTTTGGATCGCTCGGCGACGATGATTTGTTTACCGAGGACACGCCCTACGATCCGCGGTCACCTTATTCGGCCTCCAAAGCCGGATCGGACCATTTGGTTTCGGCTTGGGGACATACGTTTGGGCTGCCGGTCCTGATCACCAATTGCTCGAACAATTACGGGCCTTATCACTTCCCGGAAAAACTCATCCCGTTGATGATCGTGAAGGCTCTCGGCGGTGAAGCCCTGCCCGTATACGGGCAGGGTGCCAACATACGTGATTGGCTGTTTGTCGAAGATCATGTTCGGGCTCTTCGAGCTGTATTCGAGCGCGGAGTTCCGGGGCGAACTTATAATATCGGCGGCAACTCGGAGCGTCGCAATATCGAAGTCGTCGAGACGCTCTGCGCTATTCTCGATGTCGAACGGCCTCGCGCGGACGGCAAATCTTATGCCTCGCAAATCACTTATGTGACCGATCGGCCGGGACACGATGCTCGCTATGCTATCGATGCTAGCCGGATTCGTGACGAGCTTGATTGGGCGCCCGCCGAATCGTTCGACAGCGGCATCAGAAAGACGGTGCGCTGGTACCTCGACAACGAGAATTGGTGGCGAGAAATCATTGATCAACAAGCCGCCGCCAAACGACGTGGCCTAGCCGCGTGA
- the rfbD gene encoding dTDP-4-dehydrorhamnose reductase, which produces MKQVLITGGNGQLGTELKRFAWPDDWQPMLIDIDELDLRDPDAIAAMVASNRWAAVINAGAYTAVDQAESNVVPAWEVNALAPAALASACQAADIPILHVSTDYVFDGARDGAWEPEDTPGPLSIYGASKLGGEIAVRTSATRHVIVRTAWVVSAHGNNFVKTMLKLATDRDLLNVVDDQRGAPTSAVDLAAALATITMRLVDDADAPVGTYHFSNSGATTWARFAREIFAQSAARGGPSATVSAIRTIDFPTAAVRPANSLLSHAAILRDYKIAPRPWQDALAEILDELIGTPQ; this is translated from the coding sequence GTGAAACAGGTCCTGATTACGGGCGGCAATGGGCAGCTTGGTACCGAACTCAAGCGGTTCGCTTGGCCTGACGATTGGCAGCCGATGCTGATCGATATCGACGAGCTCGACCTGCGCGACCCGGACGCGATAGCGGCGATGGTTGCGTCGAATCGCTGGGCGGCTGTAATAAATGCCGGCGCGTATACCGCTGTGGACCAAGCGGAGAGCAACGTCGTCCCAGCCTGGGAGGTCAACGCGCTCGCGCCCGCTGCCCTGGCATCGGCTTGTCAAGCTGCCGATATCCCGATCCTACACGTTTCGACCGATTATGTGTTCGACGGAGCGCGCGACGGTGCATGGGAGCCGGAAGATACGCCAGGACCGCTCTCGATCTACGGCGCCTCGAAGCTCGGCGGTGAAATAGCGGTGCGCACGTCCGCTACGCGTCATGTCATTGTACGAACCGCTTGGGTGGTGAGCGCGCACGGGAATAATTTCGTGAAGACGATGCTCAAGCTCGCGACGGATCGGGATCTGCTGAACGTCGTTGATGACCAACGCGGTGCCCCGACATCGGCGGTGGATCTGGCAGCGGCACTCGCTACGATCACGATGAGGCTGGTGGATGATGCCGACGCCCCTGTAGGGACATATCACTTCAGCAATTCGGGCGCCACAACGTGGGCGCGGTTTGCGCGCGAGATATTCGCGCAGAGTGCCGCTCGGGGCGGCCCGTCGGCAACGGTATCGGCTATCCGTACAATCGATTTTCCGACCGCGGCCGTCCGCCCTGCAAACTCGCTGCTGAGTCACGCGGCAATCTTGCGCGACTACAAAATCGCGCCGCGGCCTTGGCAGGATGCATTGGCCGAGATTCTCGACGAACTGATTGGAACGCCGCAATGA
- the rfbA gene encoding glucose-1-phosphate thymidylyltransferase RfbA, with protein sequence MKGIILAGGSGTRLHPATLAVNKQLLPVYDKPMIYYPLSVLMMAKIRDILIVSSPEFIGNYRNLFGDGSAYGLTISYAEQLRPDGLAQAFTIGRDFIGDDCVALVLGDNIFFGAGLTDLLNRATARTSGATVFSYRVDDPERYGVVELNNGGRAISLEEKPAVPKSNHAVTGLYFYDNRVVNYAADLKPSARGEYEITDLNRRYMEAGDLFVEQMGRGYAWLDTGTHDSLLEASEFVRTLQHRQGIQIACLEEIAFQQGFISADRARAAGDRFGKTAYGKAILAAVDGN encoded by the coding sequence ATGAAAGGTATCATTCTTGCCGGGGGGTCGGGTACGCGACTGCACCCGGCAACGCTCGCCGTGAACAAGCAATTGCTGCCGGTCTACGATAAGCCGATGATCTATTATCCGTTATCGGTGCTGATGATGGCTAAGATCCGAGATATCCTGATAGTATCGTCGCCGGAATTCATTGGAAATTATCGTAACTTGTTTGGCGATGGATCGGCATATGGCCTAACCATTTCCTATGCGGAGCAGCTGCGTCCGGATGGTTTGGCTCAGGCGTTCACCATCGGCCGCGATTTTATCGGGGATGACTGCGTAGCGTTGGTGCTCGGCGACAACATTTTCTTCGGCGCCGGGCTGACCGACCTGTTGAACCGCGCCACCGCACGGACGAGTGGTGCGACGGTTTTTAGCTATCGTGTTGATGATCCTGAACGTTATGGCGTGGTCGAGCTCAACAATGGCGGCCGCGCGATAAGCCTGGAGGAAAAGCCGGCTGTACCCAAGTCAAATCACGCGGTGACCGGGTTGTATTTCTACGACAACCGCGTGGTGAATTATGCAGCCGACTTGAAGCCGTCGGCCCGAGGCGAATACGAAATTACTGATTTGAATCGCCGGTACATGGAGGCTGGCGACTTGTTCGTCGAACAAATGGGCCGCGGATATGCCTGGCTCGATACCGGCACGCATGATTCATTGCTCGAAGCGAGCGAGTTCGTGCGTACGCTGCAGCACCGACAGGGTATCCAGATCGCATGCCTTGAAGAAATAGCCTTCCAGCAGGGGTTTATATCGGCCGACCGGGCACGCGCTGCTGGTGATCGGTTTGGAAAGACCGCTTACGGCAAAGCGATTTTGGCAGCTGTGGACGGCAACTGA
- a CDS encoding DegT/DnrJ/EryC1/StrS family aminotransferase, with amino-acid sequence MANIDKSVWPDFSEEEAQAVADVVRSNRVNYWTGEVGRAFEREFANWVGTPYAVALANGTLALDLALKALKIGAGDEVIVTPRTFIASISCVINAGAVPVFADVDRDSGNISAATIAEHVTDRTRAIIPVHLGGWPCDMDAIMALARTHGLAVIEDCAQAHGAMVGNRHVGSIGHIGAWSFCQDKIMTTGGEGGMVTTHDEALWSAMWSFKDHGKSWEAIYEREHAPGFRWVHESFGTNWRMLEMQAAIGRIQIGRMEGWTARRTEIALRLAAALARYPRVVRAPLPAAELRHAFYRFYGYVRPEGLAEGWSRDRIVAELTEAGVQVLHGTCSEVYLEKAFDGTAFRPQTRLPIARELGETSLMFLTHPTMSDAELKNAEEAIDRILRSAPR; translated from the coding sequence ATGGCGAACATCGACAAAAGCGTTTGGCCGGATTTCTCTGAAGAGGAAGCCCAAGCGGTCGCAGACGTGGTCCGGTCCAATCGCGTCAATTATTGGACGGGAGAAGTTGGTCGCGCGTTCGAACGCGAGTTCGCCAACTGGGTCGGTACGCCATATGCCGTTGCACTGGCCAACGGCACATTGGCATTGGATCTTGCGTTGAAAGCTCTGAAGATCGGGGCAGGGGACGAAGTGATCGTCACGCCGCGGACGTTCATAGCGTCAATCTCTTGCGTGATAAATGCGGGCGCAGTCCCGGTGTTCGCCGACGTCGATCGCGATAGCGGTAACATCAGTGCGGCAACGATTGCGGAACATGTTACCGATCGTACGCGGGCGATCATTCCGGTGCATTTGGGGGGATGGCCGTGCGACATGGACGCGATAATGGCGCTCGCGCGTACGCATGGTCTGGCGGTAATCGAAGACTGCGCGCAGGCTCACGGCGCCATGGTCGGCAATCGTCATGTCGGTAGCATCGGGCATATCGGCGCCTGGTCCTTCTGTCAGGACAAAATCATGACCACTGGCGGCGAGGGCGGGATGGTGACCACCCATGATGAAGCATTGTGGTCCGCGATGTGGTCATTCAAGGATCATGGAAAGAGCTGGGAAGCGATCTACGAGCGTGAGCATGCACCCGGCTTCCGATGGGTCCATGAGTCGTTTGGAACGAATTGGCGGATGCTGGAAATGCAGGCGGCAATCGGGCGCATCCAGATCGGCAGGATGGAAGGATGGACGGCGCGGCGCACCGAAATCGCGTTGCGCTTGGCCGCAGCGCTGGCCCGCTATCCTCGTGTCGTGCGCGCACCATTGCCCGCGGCGGAATTGCGTCACGCTTTCTATCGCTTTTACGGCTATGTTCGTCCCGAGGGCCTTGCCGAAGGCTGGTCACGCGACCGAATTGTCGCCGAATTGACCGAAGCTGGCGTACAGGTTCTGCATGGGACCTGTTCGGAGGTATATTTGGAGAAGGCGTTCGACGGGACAGCCTTCCGTCCTCAAACACGCTTGCCGATTGCGCGCGAACTGGGTGAAACGAGTTTGATGTTCCTGACGCACCCGACGATGAGCGATGCTGAACTGAAAAATGCAGAAGAGGCTATCGATCGGATACTGCGCTCGGCCCCGCGATAA
- a CDS encoding acetyltransferase — MTRSIAVYGASGFGRELMPLVRAQYGGPGVELYFVDDGTADGVSVLSFDQFLNMTHDEKRVAIAIGNSTVREALDRKCSDNGISVLDVRSATSTVLDNVVLGEGSVLCGYTHLTSDIRIGRHFHANIYSYVAHDCVIGDFVTFAPGVKCNGNVHIDDHAYIGTGAILKQGNPGSPLRIGRGAVVGMGAVVTKDVPAGATVVGNPARPLVRE; from the coding sequence ATGACACGCAGTATCGCGGTTTACGGTGCTAGCGGATTCGGCCGCGAGTTGATGCCTTTGGTACGCGCGCAATATGGTGGACCCGGGGTCGAACTGTATTTTGTCGATGATGGTACGGCGGATGGAGTGTCGGTGCTATCTTTCGACCAGTTTTTGAACATGACACACGACGAAAAGCGGGTGGCAATCGCGATCGGCAATTCCACCGTTCGTGAAGCACTCGATCGAAAATGTTCTGATAACGGCATTTCGGTGCTGGACGTGCGATCAGCAACCAGCACCGTGCTCGACAATGTAGTGCTGGGCGAGGGTTCGGTGCTGTGCGGCTACACACATCTCACGAGCGACATCCGCATCGGCCGGCATTTCCACGCAAACATTTATTCTTACGTCGCGCACGATTGTGTGATCGGCGATTTTGTGACCTTCGCGCCCGGGGTAAAATGCAATGGCAACGTTCATATCGATGATCACGCATATATCGGCACGGGCGCGATCCTGAAGCAGGGCAATCCGGGATCGCCGTTGCGCATCGGCCGAGGCGCAGTGGTCGGGATGGGTGCTGTAGTCACCAAGGATGTGCCAGCGGGCGCCACGGTCGTCGGTAATCCCGCACGACCGTTAGTGCGCGAATAA
- a CDS encoding sugar transferase — MKRAFDLLVACTTLLFLSPVLAAIAILVRVKLGGPVLFRQQRPGLHGRPFQMIKFRTMLDANDPDGTPLPDHARLTRFGKALRSTSLDELPELFNVVRGDMSLVGPRPLLMQYLPLYSKEQARRHAVRPGLTGWAQVNGRNALDWDAKFALDIWYVDHRTFALDLRILWRTVRKVIARDGIAADGEATMVAFTGSNNKESQ; from the coding sequence GTGAAACGGGCTTTCGATTTGTTGGTCGCCTGCACGACCCTGTTGTTTCTTAGTCCGGTACTCGCTGCGATCGCGATCCTCGTGCGGGTAAAGTTGGGTGGGCCTGTGTTGTTTCGCCAACAGCGCCCCGGTCTGCACGGGCGGCCATTTCAAATGATCAAATTCCGGACGATGTTAGACGCCAACGATCCCGACGGGACGCCACTACCCGATCACGCCCGTCTGACACGATTCGGCAAAGCGTTACGTTCGACTAGCCTTGATGAGCTTCCGGAATTGTTCAACGTAGTTCGCGGCGACATGAGTTTGGTGGGACCACGCCCGTTGCTGATGCAATATTTGCCGCTTTATTCGAAAGAGCAGGCACGGCGCCACGCGGTCCGTCCCGGACTGACTGGCTGGGCGCAAGTCAATGGTCGCAATGCGCTCGACTGGGATGCGAAGTTCGCGCTCGATATCTGGTACGTCGATCACCGCACGTTCGCGCTGGACCTCAGGATCCTTTGGCGAACAGTCCGCAAGGTCATTGCGCGCGACGGTATCGCCGCTGATGGCGAGGCGACGATGGTGGCGTTCACGGGATCAAACAATAAGGAAAGCCAATGA